In Methylomagnum ishizawai, one DNA window encodes the following:
- the accC gene encoding acetyl-CoA carboxylase biotin carboxylase subunit, with protein MLGKILIANRGEIALRILRACRELGIKAVAVHSEADRDLKHVRLADESVCIGPAASKESYLNVPAIISAAEVTDSVAIHPGYGFLSENADFAEKVIQSGFIFIGPRPDTIRMMGDKVAAIAAMKKAGIPCIPGSDGPLGEDHETNIKIARRIGFPVIIKAAGGGGGRGMRVVHSEANLHSAINLTRGEAAAAFGNDMVYMEKFLENPRHIEFQVIADSHGNVVHLGERDCSTQRRHQKVIEEAPAPGIDEAKRQAMGMRCVKACQEIGYLGAGTFEFLYQDGEFYFIEMNTRVQVEHPVTEMVTGFDIVKEQLRIAAGETLSIRQEDVVMRGHAIECRLNAEDPKNFMPSPGLIEQFHMPGGPGIRVETHIYNGYKVPPYYDSMIGKLIAHGEDRASAIARMRTALAEMVIGGIRCNIPLLLDIINDAAFEAGGQNIHYLEQKLGLKH; from the coding sequence ATGCTCGGTAAAATCCTCATCGCCAACCGGGGCGAGATCGCCCTGCGCATCCTCAGGGCTTGCCGCGAACTCGGCATCAAGGCCGTGGCCGTGCATTCCGAGGCCGACCGCGACCTCAAGCATGTACGCCTGGCCGACGAATCGGTGTGCATCGGCCCCGCGGCCTCGAAAGAAAGTTATCTCAACGTCCCCGCTATCATCAGCGCCGCCGAGGTGACGGATTCGGTCGCCATCCATCCCGGCTACGGCTTCCTCTCGGAAAACGCCGATTTCGCCGAGAAGGTGATTCAAAGCGGCTTCATCTTCATCGGCCCCCGGCCCGACACCATCCGCATGATGGGCGACAAGGTCGCCGCCATCGCCGCCATGAAGAAGGCCGGCATCCCCTGCATCCCCGGCTCCGACGGCCCCCTGGGCGAAGACCACGAGACCAATATCAAGATCGCCCGCCGCATCGGCTTCCCGGTCATCATCAAGGCGGCGGGCGGTGGCGGTGGCCGTGGGATGCGGGTGGTGCATAGCGAGGCCAACCTGCATAGCGCCATCAACCTGACCCGCGGCGAAGCCGCCGCCGCCTTCGGCAACGATATGGTCTACATGGAGAAATTCCTGGAAAATCCGCGCCATATCGAATTCCAGGTGATCGCCGACAGCCATGGCAACGTGGTGCATCTGGGCGAGCGCGATTGCTCCACCCAGCGCCGCCATCAAAAGGTGATCGAGGAAGCTCCCGCGCCCGGCATCGACGAGGCCAAGCGCCAAGCCATGGGGATGCGCTGCGTCAAGGCCTGCCAGGAAATCGGTTATCTCGGCGCGGGCACCTTCGAGTTCCTCTACCAGGACGGCGAATTCTATTTCATCGAGATGAACACCCGCGTCCAGGTCGAGCATCCCGTCACCGAGATGGTCACGGGCTTCGATATCGTGAAGGAGCAATTGCGCATCGCGGCGGGCGAAACCCTGTCGATCCGGCAGGAGGATGTGGTGATGCGCGGCCATGCCATCGAATGCCGCCTCAACGCCGAAGACCCCAAGAACTTCATGCCCAGCCCCGGTTTGATCGAGCAATTCCACATGCCCGGCGGCCCCGGCATCCGGGTCGAGACCCATATCTACAATGGCTACAAGGTGCCGCCGTATTACGATTCGATGATCGGCAAGCTCATCGCCCACGGCGAGGACCGCGCCAGCGCCATCGCCAGGATGCGCACCGCGCTGGCCGAGATGGTCATCGGCGGCATCCGCTGCAATATCCCCTTGCTGCTGGACATCATCAACGACGCGGCGTTCGAGGCGGGTGGGCAGAACATCCATTACCTGGAACAAAAACTGGGGCTGAAGCACTGA
- the prmA gene encoding 50S ribosomal protein L11 methyltransferase, with translation MWQQFAVVVDESRAEPLSDLFMDLGAVSVGFEDAGDQPLFEPKPGETPLWNRTQVVALFEEGADEAAVRAAVEARFGGGLRDWRASVLEDQVWERAWLEHFKPMSFGQRLWICPTSYEPPEPDAVNVWLDPGLAFGTGTHPTTALCLEWLDGQEVAGKTVLDYGCGSGILAIAALKLGAVLAHGVDIDPQALTASADNARKNSVEAGLKLYLPKALPALEADIVLANILAGPLVELAAAILAPLRPGGGLALSGILATQADTVRAAYADRVEFAPTLVREDWALLSGVKRAG, from the coding sequence ATGTGGCAGCAATTCGCCGTCGTCGTCGATGAATCCAGGGCCGAGCCGCTGTCGGACCTGTTCATGGACCTCGGGGCGGTGTCGGTCGGTTTCGAGGACGCGGGCGACCAGCCCTTGTTCGAGCCGAAGCCGGGCGAGACGCCGCTGTGGAATCGTACCCAGGTGGTGGCCTTGTTCGAGGAGGGCGCGGACGAAGCGGCGGTCCGCGCCGCCGTGGAAGCCCGCTTCGGCGGCGGGTTGCGCGACTGGAGAGCCTCCGTCCTGGAGGATCAAGTGTGGGAACGGGCGTGGCTGGAGCATTTCAAGCCCATGTCCTTTGGCCAGCGGCTGTGGATTTGCCCCACTAGCTACGAGCCGCCCGAACCCGACGCCGTCAATGTCTGGCTCGATCCCGGCCTTGCCTTCGGCACCGGCACCCATCCCACCACCGCGCTGTGCCTGGAATGGCTGGACGGCCAGGAGGTGGCCGGCAAGACCGTGCTGGATTACGGTTGCGGCTCCGGGATACTCGCCATCGCCGCCTTGAAACTGGGCGCGGTCCTGGCCCATGGCGTCGATATCGATCCCCAAGCCCTCACCGCCAGCGCCGACAATGCCCGCAAAAATAGCGTGGAAGCCGGGCTGAAACTCTATCTGCCCAAGGCGCTGCCCGCGCTGGAAGCCGATATCGTGCTGGCGAATATCCTGGCTGGTCCCCTGGTCGAATTGGCCGCCGCCATCCTGGCGCCTTTGCGGCCCGGCGGCGGCTTGGCCTTGTCGGGCATCCTCGCCACCCAGGCCGACACGGTACGCGCCGCCTACGCCGACCGGGTCGAATTCGCGCCGACGCTGGTGCGGGAGGATTGGGCCTTGCTGTCCGGCGTCAAGCGGGCCGGGTGA
- a CDS encoding MBL fold metallo-hydrolase, with product MKALIVPVTAFQQNCTLLWCERTLEGVVIDPGGDLDLILEEARTAGVKLVKILLTHAHIDHAGGTAELAERLGLPVEGPQRLDDFWIKLLPQQSRMFGFPPVPMFTPDRWLDQGDTVEFGGETLEVLHCPGHTPGHVVFFHRGERLAVVGDVLFQGSIGRTDFPQGDHATLLKSIRERLFPLGEDVVFIPGHGPVSSFGEEMRHNPYVGVGME from the coding sequence ATGAAAGCCCTCATCGTCCCCGTCACCGCGTTCCAACAAAACTGCACCCTGCTCTGGTGCGAGCGCACGCTGGAAGGCGTGGTGATCGATCCGGGCGGGGATTTGGACCTGATCCTCGAAGAAGCCCGGACGGCGGGCGTGAAGCTGGTGAAAATCCTGCTGACCCACGCCCATATCGACCACGCCGGCGGCACGGCGGAACTGGCCGAGCGCCTGGGCCTCCCGGTCGAAGGCCCGCAACGGCTGGACGATTTCTGGATCAAGCTGCTGCCCCAGCAAAGCCGGATGTTCGGTTTCCCGCCGGTGCCGATGTTCACGCCCGACCGCTGGCTGGACCAGGGCGACACGGTGGAATTCGGCGGAGAAACCCTGGAAGTGCTGCATTGTCCGGGGCACACGCCGGGGCATGTGGTGTTCTTCCACCGGGGCGAACGGCTGGCGGTGGTGGGGGATGTGCTATTCCAGGGTTCGATAGGCCGCACCGATTTCCCGCAGGGCGACCATGCCACCTTGTTGAAATCCATCCGCGAGCGGCTGTTCCCCTTGGGCGAGGACGTGGTGTTCATCCCCGGCCATGGCCCCGTGTCCAGCTTCGGCGAGGAGATGCGCCACAATCCCTATGTGGGCGTGGGCATGGAGTGA
- a CDS encoding tetratricopeptide repeat protein: protein MPIRRATPLLLLLPALVQADEEQIFAWTRSQGECDQALDQARYPDAEAACRQAMRLGEQLEPGLFFDTSLNGLTMTYLKQQRYAEAETAIKRLLETRTAAFGAEHPLTASAMNLLATVYRKTGREAEAKQVDAQFRRVEDACGGALDEAARERIAQGASLNPCDPWPVPDFLR, encoded by the coding sequence ATGCCGATCCGCCGCGCCACCCCGCTCCTCCTCCTGTTGCCCGCGCTGGTCCAGGCCGACGAAGAGCAAATCTTCGCCTGGACCCGGTCGCAAGGCGAATGCGACCAAGCCCTGGACCAAGCCCGCTACCCGGACGCGGAAGCGGCCTGCCGACAAGCGATGCGCCTGGGGGAACAGTTGGAACCGGGCTTGTTCTTCGACACCAGCCTGAACGGGCTGACCATGACCTATCTGAAGCAACAGCGCTACGCCGAGGCGGAAACCGCGATCAAGCGCCTGTTGGAAACCCGGACCGCCGCGTTTGGGGCGGAACATCCCTTGACCGCCAGCGCCATGAACCTGTTGGCGACGGTCTACCGCAAGACCGGGCGGGAAGCGGAGGCCAAACAAGTGGACGCGCAATTCCGCCGCGTCGAGGACGCTTGCGGCGGGGCGCTGGACGAAGCGGCGCGGGAACGGATCGCCCAGGGAGCCAGCCTCAACCCTTGCGACCCCTGGCCGGTGCCGGACTTCCTGCGCTAA
- a CDS encoding zinc-ribbon and DUF3426 domain-containing protein — MTKRFRCPACQTEYRIGTQELRASQGEILCKHCHTAFNAWPRGAARSQLAGPDRNPPAPPPRFGHGRLEELDEAQAPWGIDMPATTDRIGRKPRPQSTGFPELPEPLRWGAAALGLLALLGVQVFGFEGKRLAQNSYARPVLDSLCATFGCELAPFKDTAHIATLDRALSANRDSKEILDFRMVFANQATLPQDFPDVRLVLNALDGHPLAERVFAPMDYLPDWQEGAEMPVGKSYEIRLTLAKPSREVGGFTIEFR; from the coding sequence ATGACGAAGCGGTTCCGGTGCCCGGCCTGCCAAACCGAGTACCGCATCGGCACCCAGGAATTACGCGCCAGCCAAGGGGAAATCCTCTGCAAGCATTGCCATACCGCCTTCAATGCTTGGCCCCGTGGCGCGGCGCGGAGCCAGCTCGCAGGACCGGACCGCAATCCGCCCGCCCCGCCGCCCCGCTTCGGGCACGGGCGTTTGGAAGAACTGGACGAGGCCCAAGCGCCTTGGGGAATCGATATGCCCGCCACCACTGACCGCATCGGGCGCAAGCCCCGCCCCCAATCCACCGGCTTCCCCGAACTGCCCGAACCGCTGCGCTGGGGGGCCGCCGCCCTGGGCCTATTGGCGCTGCTGGGCGTGCAGGTGTTCGGCTTCGAGGGCAAGCGCCTGGCCCAGAACAGCTATGCCCGGCCCGTGCTGGATAGCCTGTGCGCGACTTTCGGCTGCGAACTCGCGCCGTTCAAGGACACCGCCCATATCGCCACCTTGGACCGCGCTTTGAGCGCCAACCGGGACAGCAAGGAAATCCTCGATTTCCGCATGGTGTTCGCCAACCAAGCGACCCTGCCGCAGGATTTCCCCGATGTGCGGCTGGTGCTGAACGCGCTGGACGGGCATCCGCTGGCCGAGCGGGTGTTCGCGCCGATGGACTACCTCCCGGACTGGCAGGAAGGCGCGGAGATGCCGGTCGGCAAGTCCTACGAAATCCGCCTGACCCTCGCCAAGCCCAGCCGGGAGGTGGGCGGTTTCACCATCGAATTCCGGTAA